A stretch of Desulfobacter hydrogenophilus DNA encodes these proteins:
- the tnpA gene encoding IS200/IS605 family transposase, which yields MKSVCSLSHSKWECKYHITWIPKYRKKQLFGELRQYLGVVLRDLAKDRESEILEGHLLPDHVHILIAIPPKYSVAQVVGYIKGKSAISIARNYMGRRRNFTGQKFWARGYHVSTVGRDEEVIRAYIQNQEKEDRRLEQLDLFSQVR from the coding sequence ATGAAGAGTGTATGTAGTTTAAGCCATAGTAAGTGGGAATGTAAATACCATATAACGTGGATTCCAAAATATCGAAAGAAACAGCTATTCGGGGAACTTCGTCAGTACCTTGGGGTAGTTTTGAGGGATTTGGCAAAAGATAGAGAAAGTGAGATTTTGGAAGGACATTTATTGCCGGACCATGTGCATATCCTTATTGCAATACCGCCAAAGTATTCAGTAGCTCAAGTGGTGGGCTACATCAAAGGTAAAAGTGCTATATCCATAGCACGCAATTATATGGGACGTCGTCGGAATTTCACCGGACAAAAATTTTGGGCAAGAGGGTATCACGTTTCCACAGTGGGACGTGATGAGGAAGTTATTCGAGCCTACATACAAAATCAGGAGAAAGAAGACAGGCGCTTGGAACAATTAGATTTGTTCAGCCAAGTCCGGTAA